The Kribbella sp. NBC_00662 nucleotide sequence CCTAGTCCGACAATCTCCTCGGCGAGGACCTCCGGGTATTCGAGTGGCGCGTAGTGCCCGACGCCGTCGACGTACCGCACCCGGACGTCGCTGAAGAAGTCGTCCACCCGGTCCGACCAGGCCCGCGGGAACAACGGGTCGAACTCCGGCCACAGCACCACGGTCGGTACGGCGATCCGGTCGTACGACGGCGGCGCCGTCTCCGCCGCCGACACCGCGACCGCCCCCGCACCCGCCCGGTACCACTGGATCGACGCCGTGAACGCGCCCGGCTGTGAATACGTCGCTACCAACTGATCGAGCTCCGGCTCGAACCCCGGCCCGGACCAGTGCGTCCAGAAGTGCTTCAGGTACGAGCGGACCGCGTCCGGCCTCCCGTCGATCAGCTCTTCGATCACCGGCAGCCGATGGAACGCCTGGTACCAGAACTCCGCCTGCGCGTGCTCGGAGAACACCCGCTTCCCGATCCCCGGCAGCGGCGGCGCGACCACGATCCCGTCGATCAACTCCGGCTGGTTCCGCGCGATCCCCTGCGCGATCCGGCTGCCGATGTCGTACCCCGCGAGCACGGGTCGATCCAGCCCGAGCTCCGCCATCAGACCCACCACGCTCCGCCCCTGCGCGGCAACGCCGTACTGCGCAGGGTCGGTGTCCGCTGCGTCCGACTCGCCGAATCCGCGGAGATCCGGGACCACCACCTCGAAGCCACGCTCCGCCAGCATCGGCGCCAGCAGCCGGTAATCGGTGCGATCGCCGGGCCAGCCGTGCAGCAACACCACCGCCGGCCCCTCGCCGATCCGGTCGTACGCGAGCCGGAATCCATCCACCGCTTGAGTCAGCATGGAATTCATTGTTGACCACCTCGCCCCCCAGGCTTACCGTGATTGAACAGGACTGAACAGGTCCACTCCGGTGGGGAGACACCATGGCTGATCAGCTCGAGGTGCAGCAGTCCCGCGCGCTCTCGGTGGAGAGCAACGGGCTGAACGTGATCGCCGATGCGGACCGGAAGGGCCGCCCGAGTCAGCTGTTCTGGCCGTGGTTCGGGGCGAACGTGTCCGTGCTGGGGCTGAGCTACGGCGCGTTCGCGCTCGGGTTCGGGATCTCGTTCTGGCAGGCGGTGATCGCCGGCGTCATCGGGGTGGTGTTCTCGTTCCTGCTCTGCGG carries:
- a CDS encoding alpha/beta fold hydrolase; amino-acid sequence: MLTQAVDGFRLAYDRIGEGPAVVLLHGWPGDRTDYRLLAPMLAERGFEVVVPDLRGFGESDAADTDPAQYGVAAQGRSVVGLMAELGLDRPVLAGYDIGSRIAQGIARNQPELIDGIVVAPPLPGIGKRVFSEHAQAEFWYQAFHRLPVIEELIDGRPDAVRSYLKHFWTHWSGPGFEPELDQLVATYSQPGAFTASIQWYRAGAGAVAVSAAETAPPSYDRIAVPTVVLWPEFDPLFPRAWSDRVDDFFSDVRVRYVDGVGHYAPLEYPEVLAEEIVGLG